In Candidatus Roseilinea sp., one DNA window encodes the following:
- a CDS encoding glycolate oxidase iron-sulfur subunit, whose product MQHTIPVDALGPNGQTMADAVAACVHCGFCLAACPTYKVLGEEMDSPRGRIILMRDVLQGSLTPEEAAPYLDRCLGCVGCVTACPSGVKYGELITAYRAHTEPLRARSAIDRLSRRLVRETLPYPDRFRAAAMAGKLARPFKGALPGQLAAMLALLPDDIPPQGQPLANTHPANGQRRARVALLAGCVQQVLAPQINRATIQVLTAHGVEVVVPEGQDCCGALGMHTGDAESARRLAAQNLRAFSRDVDAIVSNAAGCGSAMKEYELLFRGTAQEDEARAFAHKVKDVSEFLDEMGIGELRPLPQPLTVAYHDACHLAHAQGVWGAPRRLLRAIPNLTLVEISEGEICCGSAGTYNIEHPDIADRLGERKARSILATGAEVVATGNIGCLVQIRTHLKRAGRPLPVMHTMEILAQATGASPGR is encoded by the coding sequence ATGCAACACACGATCCCCGTTGACGCGCTCGGCCCCAACGGCCAAACGATGGCCGACGCCGTCGCCGCCTGCGTGCACTGCGGCTTCTGCCTGGCCGCCTGTCCCACCTACAAAGTGCTGGGCGAGGAGATGGACTCGCCGCGCGGGCGGATCATTTTGATGCGCGACGTGCTGCAAGGCTCGCTGACGCCAGAGGAAGCTGCGCCCTACCTCGACCGCTGTCTAGGGTGCGTCGGCTGCGTAACGGCCTGCCCGTCCGGCGTGAAGTACGGCGAGCTGATCACCGCTTATCGTGCTCACACCGAGCCGCTGCGCGCGCGCTCGGCGATAGATCGCCTGTCGCGGCGGCTGGTGCGCGAGACGTTGCCCTACCCCGACCGCTTTCGCGCGGCGGCGATGGCCGGCAAGCTCGCGCGGCCGTTCAAGGGCGCGCTGCCCGGCCAGCTCGCGGCGATGCTTGCGCTGCTGCCCGACGACATCCCACCCCAAGGCCAGCCGTTGGCCAACACGCATCCGGCCAACGGCCAGCGGCGGGCGCGCGTGGCGTTGCTGGCCGGCTGCGTGCAACAGGTGCTCGCCCCGCAGATCAACCGCGCCACGATTCAAGTGCTGACCGCGCACGGCGTGGAGGTCGTCGTCCCAGAAGGTCAGGACTGCTGCGGCGCGCTGGGCATGCACACTGGCGACGCCGAGAGCGCCCGCCGGCTTGCGGCGCAGAACCTGCGCGCCTTCTCGCGCGATGTAGACGCGATCGTGTCGAACGCTGCCGGCTGCGGGTCGGCGATGAAGGAGTATGAGCTGCTCTTTCGCGGCACGGCGCAGGAAGATGAGGCGCGGGCATTCGCGCACAAGGTAAAGGACGTGAGCGAGTTCCTCGACGAGATGGGCATCGGCGAGCTGCGCCCATTGCCCCAGCCGCTGACCGTCGCCTATCACGACGCCTGTCATCTGGCCCACGCTCAGGGCGTCTGGGGCGCGCCACGCCGACTGTTGAGGGCCATCCCCAACCTGACGCTGGTCGAGATTTCCGAAGGGGAGATCTGCTGCGGCTCGGCCGGCACGTACAACATCGAGCATCCCGACATCGCCGACCGACTCGGCGAGCGCAAAGCGCGCAGCATCCTGGCCACCGGCGCCGAGGTCGTCGCCACCGGCAACATCGGTTGTCTGGTGCAGATTCGGACACACCTCAAGCGCGCCGGCCGGCCGCTGCCGGTGATGCACACGATGGAGATCCTGGCGCAGGCGACAGGTGCGTCACCCGGCAGGTGA